Genomic DNA from Rhodothermales bacterium:
CAATCAGGACCGGCCGTATTGCCGGGGTGGCGACTACTTGATCGCCAGCAGGATGCAGATAACCAGACCGAAGAGCGCCACACCCTCGATGAGAGCGGCAGCGATAATCATGGTCGTCCGGATATCGCCTGCTGCTTCCGGCTGGCGGG
This window encodes:
- the atpE gene encoding ATP synthase F0 subunit C, whose product is MEPTALAYLGAGLGAGLVALGAGLGIGRLAGPAMEGSARQPEAAGDIRTTMIIAAALIEGVALFGLVICILLAIK